The Apium graveolens cultivar Ventura chromosome 6, ASM990537v1, whole genome shotgun sequence genome contains a region encoding:
- the LOC141664237 gene encoding exportin-2 yields the protein MEWNQQTLEFLSNSFRDTLSPLPEPRRRAESSLSVASDSPNYGLAVLRLVAEPSVDDAIRQAAAVHFKNHLKSRWTNSIPDPEKEQIKSIIVPVMLSSTPRIQSQLSEALSVIGKHDFPKAWPALLPDLRLSLQNACNTSDYVSVNGVLATVNSLFKKFRYEYKTNDLLLDLKYCLDNFAETLWQIFERTSGLINSVLASGGQPSNLKPLIESQRLCCRIFYSLNFQDLPEFFEDTMDKWMLEFKNYLTVKFPTLEDASTEGVELVDGLRAAVCDNISHYMEKEEDLFKKYLSGFVDAVWNLLVVASASSSRDRLTVTAIKFLTTVSTSVHHALFARDDILQQICQSIVIPNVMLRDEDEELFDMNYVEFIRRDMEGSDLDTRRRIACELLKGIASQYKEKVSEMVSNQIQACLTSFAQNPATNWKHKDCAIYLVVSLATKKAGGNSVSTDLVEVENFFASVIVPELRSQDINGFPMLKAGALKYFTMFRNQISKPTAMTLFPDVVRFLNSDSNVVHSYAASCVEKLLLVKDDGARARYTSADIGPYLLELMRNLFNALEKQESEENQYVMKCIMRVLGVADISIEVASPCINGLTLVLNRVCENPKNPVFNHYLFEAVAVLVRRACEKNSSLVPTFEGSLFPSLQMILARDVAEFFPYAFQLLSQLVELNNPPIPPHYMQIFDILLLPDSWNKPGNVPALVRLLQSFLQKAPHELNREGRLNQVLQIFYKLVATPRSDEQGFYVLNTIIENLGYDVIAPYMSSIWTCLFSKLHNNKTAKFAKSSVIFMSLFLVKHGPQNLVASVDAVQTSIFVMIIDRIWIPTLKLITGSIELKLTAVASTRLICESPVFLDPSAGRLWGKMLDSIVTLLSRPEQDRVEEELEVPDFGETVGYNATFVHLYNAGKKEEDLLKDIKDPKQFLVAMLANISAQAPGRYPQLISENLEQANQAALLQFCGSYNCSIV from the coding sequence ATGGAATGGAACCAACAAACACTCGAGTTTCTCTCTAATTCATTTCGAGACACACTATCTCCACTCCCTGAACCTAGACGCCGTGCTGAATCTAGCCTCTCCGTTGCTTCCGATTCCCCCAATTATGGCCTTGCTGTCCTCCGTTTAGTCGCTGAACCCTCTGTTGACGACGCCATTCGTCAGGCTGCTGCTGTCCACTTTAAAAATCATCTCAAATCTCGATGGACTAATTCCATACCTGACCCTGAAAAGGAACAGATTAAATCTATTATTGTTCCTGTTATGTTATCTTCCACTCCTCGTATCCAATCCCAGCTGAGTGAGGCTCTTTCAGTTATTGGCAAACACGATTTTCCCAAGGCTTGGCCTGCTTTACTTCCTGATCTTCGCCTCAGTCTACAAAATGCCTGCAACACCTCTGATTATGTCTCTGTTAACGGGGTTTTAGCCACTGTCAACTCTTTGTTTAAGAAGTTTAGGTATGAGTATAAGACCAACGACCTCTTACTTGATTTGAAATATTGTCTTGATAATTTTGCCGAGACACTCTGGCAGATTTTTGAGAGAACATCTGGTTTGATTAATTCTGTGCTTGCTTCTGGCGGACAGCCCTCAAATCTTAAGCCACTTATTGAGTCTCAGAGGTTGTGTTGCAGAATTTTTTATTCTCTCAATTTTCAAGATTTGCCAGAGTTTTTTGAGGATACCATGGATAAATGGATGCTTGAGTTTAAAAACTACTTGACAGTCAAGTTTCCCACCCTTGAAGATGCCAGTACCGAGGGAGTTGAGCTTGTTGATGGCTTGCGGGCAGCTGTCTGTGATAATATAAGCCATTACATGGAAAAGGAGGAGGATTTGTTTAAAAAGTATTTGAGTGGATTTGTAGATGCTGTTTGGAATCTGCTTGTGGTTGCATCTGCATCCTCTAGTCGGGATCGGCTCACTGTCACAGCCATCAAGTTCTTGACTACTGTGAGCACAAGTGTTCACCATGCATTGTTTGCCAGAGATGATATTCTGCAGCAGATATGTCAGAGTATTGTTATACCAAATGTAATGCTGAGAGATGAGGATGAAGAATTGTTTGACATGAATTATGTTGAGTTCATACGCAGAGATATGGAGGGCAGTGATCTTGATACAAGGAGAAGGATTGCATGTGAACTTCTGAAAGGTATTGCTTCCCAGTACAAAGAGAAGGTGTCTGAAATGGTTTCCAACCAGATACAGGCTTGCTTGACCTCTTTTGCTCAGAATCCAGCTACCAATTGGAAGCACAAGGACTGCGCCATCTATTTGGTTGTCTCACTTGCCACAAAAAAGGCTGGAGGTAATTCAGTGTCGACTGACCTTGTTGAAGTGGAGAATTTTTTTGCATCAGTCATTGTTCCAGAATTACGTAGTCAGGATATTAATGGATTCCCAATGTTAAAGGCTGGAGCATTAAAATATTTCACTATGTTCAGGAATCAGATCTCAAAACCCACCGCAATGACTCTTTTTCCTGATGTTGTTAGGTTTCTCAATTCAGATTCCAATGTAGTTCACTCTTATGCTGCCAGTTGTGTTGAGAAACTTCTTCTAGTAAAGGATGATGGAGCTAGAGCAAGATATACTTCAGCAGACATCGGTCCATATCTTTTGGAGTTGATGCGCAACCTTTTTAATGCCTTGGAGAAGCAAGAGTCTGAGGAAAACCAATATGTAATGAAGTGTATAATGCGGGTCCTTGGTGTTGCAGACATTTCTATTGAGGTTGCTTCACCCTGCATTAATGGGCTGACATTGGTTCTTAACAGGGTTTGTGAGAACCCGAAAAATCCCGTCTTTAATCACTATCTTTTTGAAGCTGTGGCTGTTCTTGTAAGGAGGGCTTGTGAAAAAAACTCTTCTCTTGTGCCAACCTTCGAAGGAAGTCTGTTTCCCAGCCTCCAGATGATCTTGGCCAGAGATGTAGCTGAGTTCTTTCCTTATGCATTCCAGCTGTTGTCTCAGCTTGTAGAGTTGAACAATCCTCCCATTCCACCCCACTATATGCAGATCTTTGATATTCTCCTGTTGCCTGACTCTTGGAATAAACCTGGAAATGTCCCTGCTCTTGTGCGTTTACTTCAGTCTTTCCTTCAAAAAGCACCTCATGAGCTTAACAGAGAAGGGAGATTAAACCAGGTTCTTCAAATATTTTACAAGCTTGTCGCAACTCCTAGATCAGATGAACAAGGGTTTTATGTGCTGAATACAATCATTGAGAACCTTGGATACGATGTGATTGCACCCTATATGAGCAGTATATGGACGTGTTTGTTTTCTAAGCTTCACAATAACAAAACAGCCAAGTTTGCCAAGTCTTCTGTGATATTTATGTCACTTTTTCTTGTCAAGCATGGTCCTCAAAACCTTGTAGCATCAGTTGATGCTGTTCAGACTAGTATATTTGTTATGATTATAGACCGTATTTGGATACCTACCTTGAAGCTTATAACAGGGTCTATTGAGCTCAAGTTGACTGCCGTTGCTTCAACTAGACTTATATGTGAATCCCCAGTGTTTCTGGACCCATCAGCTGGTAGGCTTTGGGGTAAGATGTTGGACAGCATTGTTACCCTTCTTTCACGGCCAGAACAGGACAGAGTTGAGGAGGAACTGGAAGTCCCGGACTTTGGAGAGACAGTTGGTTACAATGCCACATTTGTTCATCTGTACAATGCTGGAAAGAAAGAGGAGGATCTTTTGAAAGATATCAAAGATCCAAAACAGTTTTTGGTGGCTATGTTGGCAAATATTTCTGCTCAGGCCCCTGGAAGATATCCCCAGTTGATCAGCGAAAACCTTGAGCAGGCTAATCAAGCTGCTTTGCTCCAGTTTTGTGGCTCCTACAATTGCTCCATCGTATGA